A region from the Chitinophagaceae bacterium genome encodes:
- a CDS encoding metal ABC transporter ATP-binding protein: MNIQNTIISVKNLTVSYNKTPVLWNIDMELPSGMLIGIIGPNGAGKSTLMKALMGVISIHSGKIDFWGKPLSEVRQKISYVPQRGSVDWDFPASVFDVVMMGRYGKLGLFKRPTSKDKDIVEQSLKLLDIQNLKKRHISELSGGQQQRVFLARAISQQADIYLLDEPFAAVDATTESSIIDLLKKMTAEGKTIIVVHHDLNSVTKYFEWLVMLNLRLVASGSTETIFNNEKLKETYGSNLSLLTEVADTFQKKNQYLF; this comes from the coding sequence ATGAACATACAAAACACCATCATAAGCGTCAAAAACTTAACCGTCAGCTATAATAAAACACCCGTTTTATGGAATATAGATATGGAACTACCCTCAGGAATGCTCATAGGAATAATAGGTCCCAATGGAGCGGGGAAGTCCACTCTTATGAAAGCACTTATGGGAGTTATCTCTATACACAGTGGAAAAATAGATTTTTGGGGAAAACCCCTCTCCGAAGTACGTCAAAAAATAAGCTATGTTCCCCAAAGAGGGTCCGTAGATTGGGATTTTCCCGCTTCTGTCTTTGATGTAGTCATGATGGGAAGATATGGAAAATTAGGTCTTTTCAAAAGACCTACCAGCAAAGATAAAGATATTGTAGAGCAAAGCTTGAAACTTTTAGATATACAAAATTTAAAAAAAAGACATATATCCGAACTTTCAGGCGGGCAACAGCAGAGGGTATTCCTTGCAAGAGCCATCTCTCAACAAGCAGATATATATCTTTTAGATGAACCATTCGCAGCAGTAGACGCTACCACAGAAAGCTCTATTATTGACCTCCTCAAAAAGATGACAGCCGAAGGAAAAACCATTATCGTAGTGCATCACGACCTCAACTCCGTTACCAAATATTTTGAATGGCTCGTAATGCTTAACCTCCGATTGGTAGCAAGTGGAAGTACCGAAACTATCTTTAATAACGAAAAACTGAAAGAAACATACGGAAGCAATCTCTCCCTGTTAACCGAAGTGGCAGATACCTTTCAAAAAAAGAACCAATATTTATTCTAA